The proteins below are encoded in one region of Candidatus Moraniibacteriota bacterium:
- a CDS encoding YifB family Mg chelatase-like AAA ATPase has product MSAKVYSATTLGLESVSVEVEVDVLSAGLHTFTLVGLPDTSIKESRDRVSAGLKNSGFKPPHQCGRVTVNLAPADLPKNTPIYDLPMALGFLLATEQIAFDYRKKLFIGELALDGSARKVQGVLPIALYAKENGFEELYVPKENAYEASLVLGIDVIPVHNLFDIAKHLTGENRLVPYERKEVIFSAEEYNDLDMSYVLGQEHAKRALEIAAAGGHNTLFIGPPGSGKTLLAKTLPTILPRLDLEESLEITKIFSIAGRLPKNNALIMIRPFRAPHHSASAVSLVGGGSFPRPGEISLAHRGVLFLDEFAEFSRSVLENLRQPLEEGEITVSRAKGSLHFPARFMLVAAMNPCPCGHNGDPERICSCSPFQVVRYRQKISGPILDRIDLHVDVPRVKFEKLEGKDRDAEKSSAIRTRVESARALQKERYKGAGCRTNAEMTSHQVKKFCVLNNETKEILRSAVSTLKLSARAYMRILKVARTIADLSSSPTIEVSHLTEALQYRFKE; this is encoded by the coding sequence ATGTCAGCAAAAGTATATTCTGCGACAACACTCGGGCTTGAAAGTGTTTCTGTAGAAGTGGAAGTTGATGTGCTTTCTGCTGGACTTCATACATTTACATTGGTTGGACTTCCTGATACCTCGATCAAAGAATCACGCGATCGTGTGAGTGCTGGACTAAAAAATAGCGGATTCAAACCACCACATCAGTGTGGTCGAGTCACGGTGAATCTTGCTCCTGCTGATCTTCCCAAAAATACACCGATCTATGATCTTCCGATGGCACTTGGATTTCTCTTGGCAACAGAACAGATAGCCTTTGATTATCGAAAAAAATTGTTTATTGGAGAATTGGCACTCGATGGAAGTGCACGAAAAGTACAAGGAGTCTTGCCAATTGCCTTGTATGCGAAAGAAAATGGTTTTGAAGAACTCTATGTACCAAAAGAAAATGCGTATGAAGCATCGCTTGTTCTTGGTATTGATGTAATCCCCGTACACAATCTTTTTGATATTGCCAAGCATCTCACGGGAGAAAATCGTCTCGTACCGTACGAACGGAAAGAGGTAATATTTTCTGCTGAAGAATACAATGATCTTGATATGTCGTACGTCCTCGGTCAAGAACATGCGAAACGAGCGCTGGAAATTGCAGCGGCTGGCGGACACAATACACTTTTTATCGGACCACCAGGATCAGGAAAGACATTACTCGCTAAAACGCTTCCAACAATTCTTCCACGATTGGATCTCGAAGAAAGTCTCGAAATTACCAAAATATTTTCCATCGCTGGACGTTTGCCAAAAAATAATGCGCTTATTATGATACGACCATTTCGTGCGCCGCATCATTCGGCGAGCGCAGTATCTCTTGTGGGCGGAGGGTCATTTCCTCGTCCCGGGGAAATCAGTTTGGCACATCGAGGAGTGTTGTTTCTCGATGAATTCGCAGAATTTTCACGATCAGTCTTGGAGAATCTTCGTCAACCACTCGAAGAAGGGGAAATTACTGTTTCTCGAGCCAAGGGATCGCTTCATTTTCCGGCACGGTTTATGCTGGTAGCCGCGATGAACCCTTGTCCGTGTGGACACAACGGTGATCCGGAACGTATTTGCTCTTGTTCTCCTTTTCAAGTGGTTCGGTATCGACAGAAAATTTCAGGACCTATTCTCGATCGTATTGATCTTCATGTCGATGTGCCACGAGTCAAATTCGAAAAATTGGAAGGAAAGGATAGAGATGCTGAAAAAAGTAGCGCTATTCGAACACGTGTCGAAAGTGCTCGCGCACTGCAGAAAGAACGATATAAAGGGGCTGGTTGTCGAACAAATGCAGAAATGACGAGTCATCAGGTGAAGAAGTTTTGTGTATTGAACAATGAAACCAAAGAAATACTCAGAAGTGCAGTTTCGACACTGAAACTCTCGGCACGAGCGTATATGCGAATACTCAAAGTAGCACGAACAATTGCCGATCTCTCATCATCTCCGACTATCGAAGTATCACATCTCACAGAAGCCCTACAATATCGATTCAAAGAGTAG
- a CDS encoding signal peptidase II, producing the protein MFDLIKLQKVFIPVLFVVFFIWVQIWLHLWLFFSPYREIVCNYNGPFGISIPSWLSLGSAVGIMIIIILFRNKLFSSFFGGWPFFLILSGGLGNILERFTFGCIMDYIAIFSLPVFNIADIALTLGVIGVVWKWRREHAENI; encoded by the coding sequence ATGTTCGACTTGATAAAACTGCAAAAAGTATTCATTCCAGTACTTTTTGTGGTTTTTTTTATTTGGGTACAAATTTGGCTTCATCTCTGGCTCTTTTTCTCTCCATATAGAGAAATTGTGTGTAATTATAATGGACCATTCGGTATCTCGATTCCTTCCTGGTTGTCTCTCGGAAGTGCTGTAGGCATAATGATTATCATAATACTGTTTCGTAATAAACTCTTTTCTTCTTTCTTCGGTGGCTGGCCCTTCTTCTTGATACTTTCTGGTGGTCTGGGGAATATTTTGGAGCGCTTTACTTTTGGCTGTATAATGGATTATATCGCTATTTTTTCTCTTCCTGTATTCAATATAGCTGATATTGCTCTTACTCTCGGAGTCATCGGAGTAGTATGGAAGTGGCGGAGAGAACATGCAGAAAATATTTGA